In Felis catus isolate Fca126 chromosome A3, F.catus_Fca126_mat1.0, whole genome shotgun sequence, a single genomic region encodes these proteins:
- the LOC101090602 gene encoding 40S ribosomal protein S24-like, which yields MNDTVTIRTRKFMTNRLLQRKQMVMDVLHPGKATVPKTEIREKLAKMYKTTPDVIFVFGFRTHFGGGQTTGFGMIYDSLDYAKKNEPKHRLARHGLYEKKKTSRKQRKERKNRMKEVRGTAKANVGAGKK from the coding sequence ATGAATGACACAGTAACTATCCGGACCAGGAAGTTCATGACCAACCGACTACTTCAGCGGAAACAGATGGTCATGGATGTTCTTCACCCCGGAAAGGCAACAGTACCTAAGACAGAAATTCGGGAAAAACTAGCCAAAATGTACAAGACCACACCAGATGTCATCTTTGTATTTGGATTCAGAACCCATTTTGGAGGTGGCCAGACAACTGGCTTTGGCATGATTTATGATTCCTTGGattatgcaaagaaaaatgaacccaaaCATAGACTTGCACGACATGGCCTGTATGAGAAGAAAAAGACGTCGAGAAAACAGCGGAAGGAACGCAAGAACCGAATGAAGGAAGTCAGGGGAACTGCAAAAGCTAATGTTGGTGCTGGCAAAAAGTGA